One stretch of Rhizoctonia solani chromosome 8, complete sequence DNA includes these proteins:
- a CDS encoding Retrotransposable element Tf2 protein — protein MHNHPTEPLKTLIDSGATSNFISPAIVEKYKIPKTLLKNPRVVRMLDGTISQTGRIWHQVQLTVLANGHPHSVPFLVCPIGNTPAILGMTWLTQESPLIDWSSGVISFPDQAKIASEEEANPDPLANLPEQYHEFAQVFGEEEFKVLPPHWEYDIAIDLLPDAKLSPGPIYGMTDAESKALKQHIDEELATGKICPSTSSAGAPVMFVKKADGSLRLVVDYRKLNDVTHKNVYPLPRQDDLMAKLRNAKLFTKLDLQWGYNNVRIKEGDEWKTAFRTKYGLFEYLVMPFGLTNAPAAFQHFMNDLFQDLIDVTVVIYLDDILIFSEDPKDHPTHVREVLSWLMKNQLFCKLSKCHFHITTVDYLGIVISPAGFSMDQKKIEAVTSWPTPKTVKQVQAFLGFVNYLRWFIPNFSSVARPLHNLTKKETPWSWGNLEEAAFQELKTLVTQSPVLVHSNPGLPYYLETDASGVAMGAILSQRGEDNRLHPVAYMSKSFSGAEANYDTHDKELLAIIKALEEWRIFLEATDRPIQVFTDHRNLEYWMQARTFNRRHARWRIFLSDFNFEIHYRPGKQSGKPDALSRRSDYIDMTPEPEVMLPAEVFANTSEEELEIATEIRAKLREDPSLDPIIQFLTEDADNAPPTICKAYRDYDWEEDLLWYRGKLVVPDSESLKERLLKEFHDSPLAGHPGQQRTLELLSRNYWWPGMKSSAKEWVECCPTCQANRRAHAPVIALKPLEVPPFPFHTISYDFITGFPKSNGHDAILVVIDSFSKFGHFIPTSKKVTAKGLADLFITHVWKLHGLPVKTISDWGTTFTGKFLRALYQRLGVRPAFSSAYHPESDGQTERVNQFIEFYLRSYVAADHSDWAAWLPLAEYAYNNAKHAATRKSPFELVYGQNPVMNPSNVPANVPEADAVADTLAREWKEAESALQMSKERMTRSQGVIPEFSIGEKVWLDGKNVDLRTNSNKLDPKRLGPFKVIEKISSHAYRLKLPETLKIHDVFYVGLLSKSHESPSQPFPEQPPPETIEGEEEYEVEQIIDSKRQRGKWFYLIKWKGYGPEDISWEPEELLEHSQEEIKRFNQARLRKACDAAKSL, from the coding sequence ATGCATAACCACCCGACGGAAcccctcaaaaccctgatAGACTCTGGCGCAACATCCAATTTCATATCACCCGCCATAGttgaaaaatataaaataccaaaaaccctactcaaaaatccacgagtagtgagaatgttggATGGTacaatatcccagactggtcgcatatggcaccaggtacaactcacggtcttggccaacgGCCATCCCCATTCCGTCCCCTTCCTAGTCTGCCCTATTGGCAATACCCCAGCTAtactaggcatgacatggctcacccAAGAATCCCCACTCATCGACTGGTCCTCTGGCGTAATCTCATTCCCAGACCAAGCCAAAATTGCATCCGAAGAAGAGGCCAATCCAGACCCATTAGCCAATTTACCTGAGCAATACCACGAATTTGCTCAAgtctttggggaagaagagttcaaAGTCTTGCCCCCCCATTGGGAGTATGATATAGCCATTGACCTATTACCAGACGCCAAACTCTCACCTGGGCCCATTTACGGCATGACGGACgcggaatccaaggcactgaaacaacacattgatgaggaactggcaacgggcaagatctgccctagtacctcctcggCAGGtgccccggtcatgtttgtaaagaaggcagacggatcccTCAGGCTAGTCGTTGATTACAGAAAACTGAATGACGTTACCCATAAGAACGTATACCCTTTACCAAGACAGgacgacctcatggctaaactcaGAAACGCCAAACTGTTCACTAAACTGGATTTGCAATGGGGGTACAATAacgtcaggatcaaggaaggagatgaatggaagacggcgtTCAGGACTAAAtatgggctatttgaatatttggTTATGCCATTTGGTCTCACTAATGCcccggccgccttccaacattttatgaacgacCTATTCCAAgatctcattgacgtcacagtggtcatttacttggatgatatcctgattttctcagaagaccCTAAGGATCACCCTACCCACGTCAGGGAAGTTCTGTCTTggttaatgaagaaccagctattctgtaaaTTGTCCAAATGCCATTTTCACATAACCACGGTTGACTACCTAGGAATTGTCATCTCACCTGCAggattctccatggatcagaagaaaatCGAGGCAGTTACGTCATGGCCTacccccaaaacagtcaaacaggtccaagccttcctGGGTTTTGTAAATTACCTCCGCTGGTttattcccaacttcagctccGTCGCACGCCCTCTACAtaatctcaccaaaaaggaaaccccttggtcatggggtaacctggAGGAAGCTGCCTTTCAGGAACTAAAAACCCTTGTCACCCAATCACCAGTCTTGGTCCATTCCAATCCAGGACTTCCTTattacctggaaacagatgcatcaggggtagccatgggagcaattctTAGTCAAAGAGGAGAAGATAACCGCTTACATCCAGTGGCTTACATGTCTAAATCCTTCTCTGGCGCTGAggctaattatgacacccatgataaggagctcctagcCATAATCAAGGCGTtagaagaatggcggatcttcctagaagcaacggacagaccaatccaggttttcacagatcataggaacctggaatattggatgcaggcacggacatttaacagaaggcacgcgcgttggcggattttcctgagcgacttcaactttgagatccactatcgcccagggaaacaatcagggaaaccggATGCTCTCTCCAGAAGGTCGGATTACATTGATATGACACCAGAGCCAGAAGTCATGTTGccagcagaagtctttgccaacacgtcagaagaagaactggaaattgCCACGGAGATCCGCGCCAAGCTTAGGGAGGACCCATCCCTTGATCccattatccaattcctcacagaagatgcggacaaCGCTCCCCCCACAATTTGTAAGGCATACAgagattatgactgggaagaagacctcctCTGGTACCGCGGtaaactagttgtcccagactcggaatccctgaaggaacgactcctcaaggaattccacgactcacCCCTGGCAGGGCACCCTGGACAGCAAAGAACCCTTGAGCTCCTaagccgcaactactggtggccgggtatgaagtcatccgccaaggaatgggtagaatgttgtcccacctgccaagccaatcgcCGCGCTCACGCCCCTGTCATTGCCttgaaacccttagaagttccccccttcccgttccacacaatttcctacgacttcatcacaggatttCCCAAGTCTAACGGGCACGACGCAATCTTAGTAgtaattgactccttctccaagtttgggcatTTTATCCCAACTTCCAAAAAGGTCACCGCAAAGGGTCTTGCTGACTTGTTCATCActcacgtctggaaactccatggtcTACCTGTCAAAACCATCTCAGATTGGGGAACTACcttcacaggaaaattctTAAGGGCATTATATCAGCGACTTGGGGTCAGACCAGCATTCTCCTCggcttaccacccagaatcagacggacaaacggaaagggTCAACCAGTTTATCGAGTTCTACCTGCGCTCATACGTTGCAGCTGACCATTCTGATTGGGCCGCGTGGCTACCATTGGCAGAATAcgcatacaataatgccaaacatgCAGCAACCAGGAAATCACCATTTGAGCTTGTCTATGGACAAAACCCAGTCATGAACCCGTCCAACGTACCAGCCAAcgttccagaagcagacgCGGTAGCAGATACACTAGCCCGGGAGTGGAAAGAAGCGGAATCAGCCCTCCAAATGAGTAAGGAACGTATGACCAGGAGTCAAGGAGTAATACCAGAGTTTTCAATAGgcgaaaaagtctggctggatggaaaGAACGTGGACCTTAGAACCAATTCAAATAAGCTGGACCCAAAACGCCTTGGTCCCTTCAAGGTCAtagaaaaaatctccagtcacgcctaccgcctgaAACTGCCAGAGACTCtaaaaatccatgacgtatTCTATGTTGGGTTACTATCAAAAAGCCACGAGTCACCCAGTcaaccattcccagaacaacctccccctgagacaatagaaggggaagaagaatacgaagttgaacaaatcattgactctaaacgccaacggggaaaatggttctatttgataaaatggaaaggatacggcCCGGAGGACatttcatgggaaccagaggagctATTGGAGcatagccaagaagagatcaagcgcttcaaccaagcaagactcagaaaggcttgtgacgccgccaagagcctttaa
- a CDS encoding Retrotransposon gag protein, with protein sequence MPTGEVTYLTALLPHTVSTIPTTRSGAPHPYSRPSSRSSRRSIPTHSLPASRSTSPTPRDLPWMEPEPSLTTLLEAITALTATVGSLQDQIKSQSEQITQLVAICKETNNIVGDKDQGGAQTKPGPSTGPITPPTHSRGETLTPGTVRPGLKAPFRPSRGTGFDSEEEEEPRRPKKEPQGTPRRSLSSLTPFDAGSSVKRPKMDLPNPYKGDTRGRKATQWLDRMLLWVALHRDQFDEEEQMVVWILYHMTDKAADWALPVIGAIIKGEGNPPTTILALTAKFKEAFADPDAKRAAARKIAALTQTTTTAEYVTEFRNLMAELDWNEEAYIAQFTRGLHWKVKELLSTKDSVPDELKAIFAASIKIDNIRRKNEENRPKKAPAKSPATVATSTTTTRVRLSKDPNYVTPEERDCRRASGLCVKCGQKGHGIKQCPNGWKATVKEVAKVAEDVKLGKD encoded by the exons ATGCCAACTGGGGAAGTAACTTACTTGACT gcactactCCCCCACACCGTCTCCACCATTCCcaccacacgctctggcgcgccacacccttactcccgtccctccagccgctcctctagacgctccattccaacccactccctaccggcctctcgcagcacatctcccactccgcgagACTTGCCCTGGATGGAACCTGAGCCGTCCCTTACcactctcctcgaggctatcacagccctcacagccactgttgggtccttgcaggaccaaatcaaatcacaaagcgagcaaatcacacagcttgttgccatatgcaaggaaaccaacaacattgttggtgacaaagaccagggcggagcccaaaccaagcctggcccatcgactgggcctattacccctcctacccactcaagAGGGGAAACCctcactccaggcacggttaggcctgggctcaaagcccccttccgcccttcaagaggaacagggtttgattccgaggaagaagaggagccaaGGCggcccaaaaaagagcctcagGGAACGCCTAGGCGATCACTCAgttcccttaccccctttgacgcagggtccagcgtaaaaaggcccaagatggacctccccaaCCCATATAAAGGAGACACCAGGGGTCGCAAGGCCACACAATGGCTGGATCGTATGCTGCTTTGGGTGGCCCTAcacagggaccaatttgacgaggaggagcaaatggttgtgtggattctttaccacatgacagacaaggcagccGATTGGGCACTCCCCGTCATAGGGGCCattatcaagggcgagggtaaCCCGCCAACCACTATCctggccttaacggccaaattcaaggaggcgttTGCAGACCCTGACGCAAAAAGGGCGGctgccaggaaaattgccgcgctgactcagaccacaactacggctgagtatgtcacagaattccgcaatcttatggcggaacttgactggaatgaGGAGGCATACATTGCCCAATTCACACGCGGTctccactggaaagtcaaggaactgctatcaaccaaggatagtgTTCCtgatgaactcaaggcaattTTCGCGGCCTctatcaaaattgacaacatccgccGCAAAAACGAGGAGAATCGCCCTaaaaaggcaccagccaagtccccggccaccgtggccacctccactaccaccaccagggtccgcctgtccaaggaccccaattatgtcaccccagaagaacgGGATTGTCGCCGCGCATCAGGTCTTTGCGTCAAGTGTGGgcaaaaagggcatggcatcaaacaatgccccaacggATGGAAAGCCACAGTCAAGGAGGTGGCTAAGGTTGCTGAGGATGTcaagttgggaaaagactaa
- a CDS encoding Retrotransposable element Tf2 protein: MLNGSSPQAGKIWKKAHLTFLFDGKRMTETFLICNTGSHAAILGIKWLEAHNPKINWNSRTLSFPCTPPEHAAIAEEEEADKNPLEGIPSKYHQCARVFGEEEFNKLPPHQHYNIAIELTEEGPLNSLLYSMTDAKSSTLKDWLRDELKAGKICPSKLSISSPVMFVPKKDGSRRLVVDYRRLNSWTKKNMYPLPCPDDLMAQLRGAKIFTKLDLRWGYNNVRVKEGDKWKTAFRTKYGLYKSLVMTFGLTNAPASFQHFMNELFKDLLDVCVIIYLDDILIYSKDDATHTQHVHEVLRQLMANQLFCKASKCTFHVTLVEYLGIIVSDKGFSLDKLKIRAVQEWPTPTKVKEVQSFLGFANFLRRFVANFSHIARPLHNLVKKDTPWKWDTREQEAFQGLKDAITNAPVLCHADPTKPYFLETDASGAALGSILSQRQEDSCLHPLGFLSESFKGAELNYNTHDKELLAIIRSFEYWRIFLEGTLHPVTVFTDHRNLEYWKESRTFNRCHARWHLLLAGYNFHIVYCPDHADILPEPQTMLPDPVFANVALITPKKELQRQIEASLDQDESLEEILQFLQNESKAPPSIKRAFKDYQMEAGLLFYQGRIVVPDTGTLRTDLLRIFHDSPLAGHPGRQQTLELVSRNYYWPGIRADTYWHVDSCKICQQIRKPKYAPIPPQPLELLSRPWQHISYDMIVDLPKDGAYNSILVIVDSFTKYVILVECSKRLKAPKLADLFLQHVWKKYGMPEKTISNRGRVFNNKFLKALYKQLGIDPHFSSAYHLQSNGQTERVNPTVEHFLRAYSGNNQRDWVKWLPMAEFAYNNAVHSSTGKSPFKALHGWEPSLTPSNVPTNVPKADDIASQMESQWREIEAALRQSKTRMTAGETGEPISFEEGEEAWLDARNVKLKTLSPKLTEQRLGPFKITKKISDRAYRLELPPSMRIHNVFYVGLLSKVKRDNKRAFENRPPPVTVDREEEYKVEGITDMENRNGKWFFRVKWKGYGSEENTWEPRENLKNAEKILKKFEKEMKEKALGAAKALRGGAVL, translated from the exons atgctcaatgggtcgagcccccaggctggaaagatttggaagaaggcccacctaaccttcctatttgatggtaaacgcatgacggaaaccttcctgatttgtaATACTGGGTcacacgccgccatcttaggAATCAAATGGCTAGAGGCTCATAACCCCAAGATCAATTGGAATTcccgcaccctctccttcccttgCACCCCACCGGAACATGCAGCTAttgccgaggaagaagaagcagacaagaacccccttgaaggaatcccctccaagtaccaccaATGTGCTAgagtatttggagaggaggaattcaacaagcttcccccccaTCAGCACTACAACATTGCCATCGAACTAACGGAAGAAGGGCCCCTCAATTCCCTGTtatatagcatgactgatgccaaatcctccacactcaaggattggctcagggatgaactcaaggcggGGAAGATTTGCCCCAGCAAATTGTcaatcagttcccctgtcatgtttgtacccaaaaaggatggatcCCGTCGGCTTGTagttgactaccgccgcctcaatagttggacaaagaagaacatGTACCCGTTACCTTgcccagatgacctcatggcccagctccgtggtgccaagatcttcaccaagctagacctgagatggggttacaacaatgtccgcgTTAAGGAGGgcgacaaatggaaaaccgcgttCCGCACTAAATATGGCCTGTACAAGtcccttgtcatgacctttggcttaaccaacgcccctgcctcattccaacacttcatgaacgaattATTCAAGGacctattggatgtatgcgtcatcatttatcttgatgacatcctaatttactcaaaggatgacgcaacccaCACCcaacatgttcatgaggtctTACGGCAGTTAATGGccaaccaattgttctgcaaggcgtcAAAATGCACATTCCATGTCACATTGGTGGAATACTTGGGAATTATCGTGTCAGACAAAGGTTTTAGtctggacaagctcaagattcGGGCAGTTCAGGAATGGCCCACACCtaccaaggtcaaggaagtgCAGtccttcctagggtttgctAATTTCCTCCGccgttttgttgccaacttcagccacatagCCAGACCGTTGCATAATTTGGTAAAAAAGGACacgccttggaaatgggataccaGAGAACAAGAAGCTTTCCAGGGACTCAAGGATGCTatcacaaacgcccctgtacTTTGCCATGCCGACCCCACCAAGCCTTacttcctagaaacagaTGCCTCCGGCGCAGCACTGGGTTCCATATTGAGtcaacgccaggaagacagCTGCCTACACCCCCTAGGGTttctgtcagaatcattcaaaggcgCGGAACTGAATTACAAtacacatgacaaggaattactggcaatcatccgctcctttgaatactggcgtatcttcttagAAGGAACCTTACACCCCGTCACTGTGTTCACCGATCACcgcaacttggaatactggaaggagtcccgtACATTCAACCGCTgccatgccagatggcaTCTGCTGCTAGCCGGATATAACTTCCATATCGTATACTGCCCAG ATCACGCCGACATCCTGCCAGAGCCACAGACCATGCTACCGGACCCTGTATTTGCTAATGTGGCCCTAATTacacccaaaaaagagctGCAACGCCAGATCGAAGCATCCTTAGATCAGGacgaatccctggaggaaatactccAATTCCTACAGAATGAGTCAAAGGCCCCACCTTCCATCAAACGAGCTTTCAAAGACTACCAAATGGAGGCAGGCTTACTCTTCTATCAGGGAAGGATTGTGGTACCAGACACCGGGACTCTGCGGACAGACCTACTCCGCATATTCCACGACAGCCCTCTGGCCGGGCACCCGGGTAGACAACAAACATTGGAATTAGTCTCTAGaaactactattggcccgGAATCCGCGCAGATACTTACTGGCACGTAGACTCTTGCAAAATTTGCCAACAAATCCGCAAACCAAAGTACGCCCCCATTCCCCCGCAACCGTTAGAACTGCTGTCCCGCCCCTGGCAACACAtatcctatgacatgattgttgaTCTACCCAAGGACGGAGCTTACAACTCTAtactggtcattgtggacagTTTCACCAAATACGTAATACTGGTGGAATGTTCTAAAAGGTTAAAAGCTCCCAAATTGGCAGATCTCTTCCTGCAACATGTCTGGAAAAAATACGGAATGCCTGAAAAGACAATATCCAATcgaggaagggtcttcaataacaaattcctcaaAGCATTGTACAAACAATTagggatagacccccacttctcctcagcctatcACCTGCAGAgcaatggacaaacagaacggGTAAACCCCACGGTCGAGCACTTCCTAAGGGCTTATTCAGGGAAtaaccaaagggactgggtcaaatggttacctatggcggaatttgcgtACAATAACGCAGTGCACAGTAGTACCGGCAAATCTCCGTTCAAAGCACTacatggatgggaaccctcACTTACACCAAGCAATGTCCCTACCAACGTCCCCAAGGCAGATGACATAGCCTCCCAGATGGAATcgcaatggcgggaaatagaggcagcgctccggcaatcaaaaacACGCATGACAGccggagaaacaggagaaccaaTCAGTTTtgaagaaggggaagaggcctggctagacgccaggAATGTGAAGCTAAaaaccctgagtcccaagctaacggaacaacggcTAGGACCCTTCAAAATAACCAAAAAGATCTCCGACCGAGCATAtcgcctggaactcccacCATCCATGAGAATCCATAACGTTTTCTATGTGGGATTGCTGTCAAAGGTGAAAAGGGACAATAAACGCGCGTTTGAAAACCGGCCGCCCCCGGTCACTGTGGAcagggaggaagaatacaaagtagaaggaatcacggacatggaaaataggaatggaaagtggttttttagggttaaatggaaaggctatgggtcagaggagaatacctgggaaccaagggaaaacctcaaaaacgccgaaaaaatcctgaaaaaattcgaaaaggaaatgaaggaaaaggccctcggcgccgccaaggcccttagagggggggcagtgttgtag
- a CDS encoding Retrotransposon-derived protein PEG10, giving the protein MATRSRSTARPQSPLNQGELGPTLQATANESGSLKPEVYGEISLSRAISLLLGLQNQVIRLERELKEIKEVSKEAQDWMGAVDQTLTRIEASNGPQPHTPEDRKPPAIKATPRPLSKADPLPAPSAPLVAWANPTKPPITFAQPTPVRAPPRVQTPAPPLPIRLCSPVASLPAAPVAAYQAPVKVDHPDAYTGKIGNESQQWLTRMMAWVCLNQRMFPMDQEVLLFLLMNMKDTAGAWAHPHLDQLGSHRAIIQTVEDFRREFLAAFGNPDATRAAERQITHLTQTGTCAEYITKFRTIAMDLDWNDATLRGQFARGLHWEVSRLIATRERHPATLLELQNAALVIDNALREERASHPPKGSKSGTSSTPNRGASTGQQATRPGRLSSNPNFVSEEEQNRRRAKGLCIKCGKTGHKFAECRTGWKATPKEEGVKKEAAKVGKESGPVSGKD; this is encoded by the coding sequence atggcaacccgttcccggagcaccgctcgtccccaatcccctctcaatcaaggagagttgggacccactcttcagGCAACCGCCAATGAGTCAGGGAGCCTCAAACCAGAGGTCTACGGGGAAATATCCCTCAGCCGcgcaatctccctcctcctgggattgcaaaaccaagtcatccggcttgagcgggaactcaaggaaatcaaggaagtcagcaaggaagcccaagactggatgggagcagttgaccaaaccctcactcgcattgaggctagcaatgggccccagccccacacaccagaagaccggaaaccaccggcaatcaaagccacgcccaggcccctatcCAAAGCcgaccctcttccagcgcctagtgcgcccctcgttgcctgggccaaccctACCAAACCTCCCATCACCTTCGCCCAACCAACCCCTGTCCGGGCCCCCCCAAGAGTCCAAACTCCCGctccacctttgcctatcaGACTCTGCTCCCCCGTTGCCTCTCTACCAGCGGCTCCAGTAGCCGCATACCAAGCCCCTGTCAAGGTGGATCACCCCGACGCCTACACGGGGAAGATTGGTAATGAGTCAcaacaatggctcacaagaaTGATGGCATGGGTCTGCCTTAACCAGCGCATGTTCCCAATGGATCAGGAGGTGCTTTTGTTCCttctaatgaacatgaaggacacagcaggagcatgggctcacccccaccttgaccaactagggtcccacagggccatcatccaaacggttgaGGATTTCAGGAGGGAGTTCCTGGCTGCATTCGGGAACCcggacgccacaagggccgcggagcggcaaatcacccacctcactcagacaggcacctgtgctgagtatatcacaaaattcaggaccattgccatggacctggattggAACGACGCCACCCTccgtgggcaatttgcacgtggcctccactgggaagtaagccgcctcattgccacCCGTGAGCGACACCCAGCCACCCTCCtagagctgcagaacgcggccctggtcatcgacaacgccctccgtgaggagcgtgccagccacccgcctaagggtagtaagtctggaacttcctccacccccaataggggggcaagtactggccaacaggccacaagaccaggacgCCTCTCTAGCAATCCTAATTTTGTCtccgaggaggagcaaaaccGCCGCCGGGCCAAAGGCCTATGCATCAAATGTGGCAAGacaggccacaagtttgcggaatgccgcaccggctggaaagccacgcctaaggaggaaggcgtcaaaaaagaagccgccaaggttggcaaagagtctggacccgtatcgggaaaagactaa
- a CDS encoding Retrotransposon gag protein → MPKAKPIGKAQPFLGAPAPIISTGVPRCNPLSLFNPYLSSSFPSGPAPAAPAAPPAAPLITPAPPPVPSTVKVDHPEAFKGKIGLEAKQWLTCMLAWVCLNQRQFPMDLEVLSFLLMNMMETSRAWAHPHLDQLGSHCALIQTVDEFKTKFLAAFGNPDATQAAGWKITSLTQTSTCTKYITKFCTLQMELDWNDAALRSQFAQGLHWEVQRQIATRERQPRTLRELQDAAVTTS, encoded by the coding sequence atgcccaaagccaagcctattggcaaggctcaaccattccttggggccccagcccccatcatctccacaggggTCCCAAGGTGCAACCCCCTTTCACTCTTCAACCCCTACCTGTCCTCTTCCTTCCCTTCAGGACCAGCTCCTGCCGCCCCTGCAGCACCTCCAGCAGCACCCCTTATCACCCCTGCTCCACCTCCAGtcccctccactgtaaaagtggaccacccagaagccttcaaaggcaagattggcttggaggccaagcaatggctgacaTGCATGTTAGCCTGGGTATGCCTGAATCAAAGGCAATTCCCAATggacctggaggtcctctCCTTCCTCCTCATGAATATGATGGAGACCAGCAGAGcatgggcccatccccactTGGACCAGCTAGGGTCCCACTGCGCACTCATCCAAACTGTGGATGAATTCAAAACCAAGTTCCTGGCTGcctttggcaacccagatgcTACCCAAGCAGCAGGGTGGAAGATTACTTCCCTCACCCAAACCAGCACTTGCACCAAATATATTACTAAATTCTGCACGCTACAAatggaacttgattggaatgaTGCTGCACTCCGCAGCCAATTTGCGCAAGGACTACACTGGGAAGTCCAAAGACAGATTGCCACAAGGGAGAGGCAACCACGTACCCTGAGGGAGCTACAAGATGCtgctgttacaacctcctaa